The DNA segment CTCCTTAGGGTTAGGGTAAAGACAGACGAAATAAACGGCTGAAATTAGTGAGTCAGGCAAGGAGAGAGGTAACCGCGAGTGAATAACGCAAGCGCATCTGTGAATGGGGCCGGGCAAATTGAATTGAAAGACGCCGCATCGACCACAGAGCAAGTTTTAAAAGATATTCAGGCCATGCAAAGCACCAAAAATATCTACACCACAGATGTTCAGTTGCAGATGTTAACGTCACACGTTAAAGCCATGGTATTGCGATCTATTACCGGTGAGCCGTTGCCTGAAGTCGAGAAAGAATTATTTGATGAAATCTCTGACGACTCTATGAATATGGCGAAAGAAGTGATCGGCTGGTTCGGAAATTTACCGATCGAAGAAGCGTATTTGCTCTCGGTGCATTTCGAAGTCGCACGCGACAACGAGCCAAAATAAATTTTATCAGCAGTACAGTGAATTCATTAATGGGAGAGATAAATCATGGGACAAGTATTA comes from the Enterobacteriaceae bacterium Kacie_13 genome and includes:
- a CDS encoding PRD domain-containing protein, whose protein sequence is MNNASASVNGAGQIELKDAASTTEQVLKDIQAMQSTKNIYTTDVQLQMLTSHVKAMVLRSITGEPLPEVEKELFDEISDDSMNMAKEVIGWFGNLPIEEAYLLSVHFEVARDNEPK